A section of the Scyliorhinus torazame isolate Kashiwa2021f chromosome 21, sScyTor2.1, whole genome shotgun sequence genome encodes:
- the LOC140398149 gene encoding transmembrane protease serine 4-like isoform X1, whose protein sequence is MVKKSRKARDSVTSREEADEWVSFKPSSPTDPEMAPSSPCSSRMSKKKIIITVLTVLTVLAILAIVIYFVKVAVDTYYFFCSKTSKFIPRDSQCNGIVDCSEGEDELDCVMNITFRDQFPVRIYGLHSILQVKDLKTQQWKSVCYDNWRPKLAEVTCKQLGYSRNPTGIPVEMGLWSLHKIIKKGTNPASIQDALMEGECFAKTIVSLVCARCQRSATDRIVGGTDASIDEWPWQISLQYKNQHLCGGSIINSQWVLTAAHCFPEEYHQIGNWKVYAGSETLYSGGSSFSVLKIVTNGKYNSRTSDYDFALVKVRSSLPYTDYIRPVCLPNHNAQFPKKNMAWVTGWGYTKEFGKVSTSLQQANVTLIDRDVCNQRQYYGGQITNRMLCAGYLAGKVDACQGDSGGPLVYHQMHWQLIGIVSWGSGCARPNRPGVYSDVTAQLDWIYNVMSTQR, encoded by the exons ATGGTTAAAAAGTCTCGAAAG GCACGTGACAGCGTGACATCAAGGGAGGAGGCGGATGAATGGGTTAGCTTCAAACCTTCAAGTCCAACGGATCCag AAATGGCTCCCAGTTCACCATGCAGTAGCAGGATGTCAAAGAAGAAAATCATTATAACTGTGCTGACAGTCCTTACAGTTCTAGCAATTCTTGCAATCGTCATTTATTTTG TGAAGGTTGCCGTCGATACATATTATTTCTTCTGTTCCAAAACCTCTAAGTTCATTCCTCGCGATTCGCAGTGCAATGGAATCGTTGATTGTTCTGAAGGCGAAGATGAGCTGGACTGTGTGATGAATATCACATTCCGCGATCAATTCCCAG TGCGAATATACGGACTCCATTCCATTCTACAAGTGAAAGATTTGAAAACCCAGCAATGGAAGAGTGTGTGTTATGACAACTGGCGGCCTAAACTTGCCGAAGTAACATGCAAACAGTTGGGTTACTCGAG AAACCCGACTGGTATTCCTGTGGAAATGGGTCTTTGGTCCTTGCACAAGATAATCAAAAAGGGCACCAATCCTGCTTCCATTCAGGATGCGTTAATGGAAGG GGAGTGCTTTGCCAAGACGATTGTCTCTTTGGTCTGTGCAC GGTGTCAGCGAAGTGCGACTGACCGGATTGTAGGGGGTACGGACGCCAGTATTGATGAATGGCCCTGGCAGATCAGCCTTCAATATAAGAACCAGCACCTGTGTGGTGGCAGCATCATCAATTCCCAATGGGTCCTCACTGCCGCTCACTGTTTCCCAGA GGAATATCATCAGATTGGGAACTGGAAGGTATATGCTGGGAGTGAGACTCTGTACTCCGGGGGAAGCAGCTTCTCGGTTCTGAAGATCGTGACAAATGGAAAGTACAACTCACGGACCAGTGACTATGACTTTGCGCTTGTTAAAGTGAGATCATCTTTACCCTACACAG ATTACATCCGTCCTGTTTGTTTACCCAACCACAATGCTCAATTTCCAAAGAAAAACATGGCGTGGGTCACCGGCTGGGGCTACACCAAGGAATTTG GTAAAGTGTCAACTAGTCTTCAACAGGCTAACGTAACGCTGATTGACCGGGACGTTTGCAACCAGAGACAGTATTACGGTGGGCAGATCACCAATCGTATGCTGTGCGCAGGGTACCTGGCTGGCAAGGTGGACGCATGTCAG GGGGACAGTGGGGGCCCATTAGTTTACCACCAAATGCACTGGCAGctaattgggattgtgagctggggCAGTGGATGTGCCCGTCCCAATCGTCCCGGAGTTTACAGTGATGTGACTGCACAGCTCGACTGGATCTACAATGTCATGAGT
- the LOC140398149 gene encoding transmembrane protease serine 4-like isoform X2, whose amino-acid sequence MAPSSPCSSRMSKKKIIITVLTVLTVLAILAIVIYFVKVAVDTYYFFCSKTSKFIPRDSQCNGIVDCSEGEDELDCVMNITFRDQFPVRIYGLHSILQVKDLKTQQWKSVCYDNWRPKLAEVTCKQLGYSRNPTGIPVEMGLWSLHKIIKKGTNPASIQDALMEGECFAKTIVSLVCARCQRSATDRIVGGTDASIDEWPWQISLQYKNQHLCGGSIINSQWVLTAAHCFPEEYHQIGNWKVYAGSETLYSGGSSFSVLKIVTNGKYNSRTSDYDFALVKVRSSLPYTDYIRPVCLPNHNAQFPKKNMAWVTGWGYTKEFGKVSTSLQQANVTLIDRDVCNQRQYYGGQITNRMLCAGYLAGKVDACQGDSGGPLVYHQMHWQLIGIVSWGSGCARPNRPGVYSDVTAQLDWIYNVMSTQR is encoded by the exons ATGGCTCCCAGTTCACCATGCAGTAGCAGGATGTCAAAGAAGAAAATCATTATAACTGTGCTGACAGTCCTTACAGTTCTAGCAATTCTTGCAATCGTCATTTATTTTG TGAAGGTTGCCGTCGATACATATTATTTCTTCTGTTCCAAAACCTCTAAGTTCATTCCTCGCGATTCGCAGTGCAATGGAATCGTTGATTGTTCTGAAGGCGAAGATGAGCTGGACTGTGTGATGAATATCACATTCCGCGATCAATTCCCAG TGCGAATATACGGACTCCATTCCATTCTACAAGTGAAAGATTTGAAAACCCAGCAATGGAAGAGTGTGTGTTATGACAACTGGCGGCCTAAACTTGCCGAAGTAACATGCAAACAGTTGGGTTACTCGAG AAACCCGACTGGTATTCCTGTGGAAATGGGTCTTTGGTCCTTGCACAAGATAATCAAAAAGGGCACCAATCCTGCTTCCATTCAGGATGCGTTAATGGAAGG GGAGTGCTTTGCCAAGACGATTGTCTCTTTGGTCTGTGCAC GGTGTCAGCGAAGTGCGACTGACCGGATTGTAGGGGGTACGGACGCCAGTATTGATGAATGGCCCTGGCAGATCAGCCTTCAATATAAGAACCAGCACCTGTGTGGTGGCAGCATCATCAATTCCCAATGGGTCCTCACTGCCGCTCACTGTTTCCCAGA GGAATATCATCAGATTGGGAACTGGAAGGTATATGCTGGGAGTGAGACTCTGTACTCCGGGGGAAGCAGCTTCTCGGTTCTGAAGATCGTGACAAATGGAAAGTACAACTCACGGACCAGTGACTATGACTTTGCGCTTGTTAAAGTGAGATCATCTTTACCCTACACAG ATTACATCCGTCCTGTTTGTTTACCCAACCACAATGCTCAATTTCCAAAGAAAAACATGGCGTGGGTCACCGGCTGGGGCTACACCAAGGAATTTG GTAAAGTGTCAACTAGTCTTCAACAGGCTAACGTAACGCTGATTGACCGGGACGTTTGCAACCAGAGACAGTATTACGGTGGGCAGATCACCAATCGTATGCTGTGCGCAGGGTACCTGGCTGGCAAGGTGGACGCATGTCAG GGGGACAGTGGGGGCCCATTAGTTTACCACCAAATGCACTGGCAGctaattgggattgtgagctggggCAGTGGATGTGCCCGTCCCAATCGTCCCGGAGTTTACAGTGATGTGACTGCACAGCTCGACTGGATCTACAATGTCATGAGT